One window from the genome of Vicugna pacos chromosome 21, VicPac4, whole genome shotgun sequence encodes:
- the IVL gene encoding involucrin produces MSQQYTLPVTLPPALSQEPLKSVPPPTDIQQEQVKQPTVLPAPCLEVPSELPGETPLEHREKHITLVKEIPEQECELQQEEPQQLEQHHEQQQQQESQEQEQHVEQQQQESQEQEQHVEQQQQQQESQEQEQHVEQQQQQQESQEQEQHVEQQQQQESQEQELHLEQHVEQQQQELQEQEVQQQQQQQQQQQQEECGEYQEAEDSEQQLKQEKAQRQQPLKGELEQEKNLLDQQLDQEQAKKDEQLERKEEQLLEHLEQREKQQEPSAQQEGQLKQPAFTPAPGQDQETHPAQPLKGDVLLPEEQQQQQQQV; encoded by the coding sequence ATGTCGCAGCAGTACACTCTGCCAGTgaccctgccccctgccctcagtCAGGAGCCCCTCAAGTCTGTTCCTCCTCCCACTGATATCCAGCAGGAACAAGTGAAGCAGCCAACTGTGCTGCCTGCCCCATGCCTGGAGGTACCCTCTGAGCTCCCAGGGGAGACCCCTTTGGAGCACAGGGAGAAACACATAACTCTTGTGAAGGAGATACCCGAGCAAGAGTGTGAGCTGCAGCAGGAGGAGCCACAGCAGCTGGAACAGCATCAtgagcaacagcaacaacaagagTCACAGGAACAGGAACAGCATGTGGAACAGCAGCAGCAAGAGTCACAGGAGCAGGAACAGCATGtggaacagcagcagcagcaacaagagTCACAGGAGCAGGAACAGCATGtggaacagcagcagcagcaacaagagTCACAGGAGCAGGAACAACATGtggaacagcagcagcaacaagagTCACAGGAGCAGGAGCTGCATCTGGAACAGCAtgtggagcagcagcagcaggagctacAGGAGCAGGaagtgcagcagcagcagcagcagcagcagcagcagcaacaagaaGAGTGTGGGGAATATCAGGAAGCAGAAGATTCGGAGCAGCAgctgaagcaggagaaggcacaAAGGCAGCAGCCGCTAAAGGGAGAGCTGGAACAGGAGAAGAATCTCCTGGACCAGCAGCTAGACCAAGAGCAAGCAAAGAAAGATGAGCAACTGGAAAGGAAAGAGGAGCAGCTGCTGGAACACCTGGAGCAGCGGGAGAAGCAGCAGGAGCCATCAGCGCAGCAGGAGGGGCAGCTGAAACAGCCTGCGtttaccccagcccctggccaggaCCAGGAGACCCACCCTGCCCAGCCGCTGAAGGGAGACGTCTTGCTCCCtgaagagcagcagcagcagcagcagcaggtgtaG